A single region of the Petrotoga sp. 9PWA.NaAc.5.4 genome encodes:
- a CDS encoding epoxyqueuosine reductase QueH, with protein sequence MKIILHTCCAPDLTISYKKLKEKLFEPTVFFYNPNIYPQEEYYKRLSEVKKLQKFWDFKLLEGPYEPEKYYEIIKGLENDKALRCVKCMELRISKTKAFAEKFNYDFYSSTLLASPRKSHKDIMKITQEINNNKTNFVYENFRSNNGIKEASKICKSYNIYRQNYCGCFFSSVESEKYEEESKKKNYAKIKEILGETITEKLFEKLYKKDLLKIPEDISYNLLKNEGYSILKCLKPQIILMKKNIAAEFGIKKNGRYKVDNWKVKIILW encoded by the coding sequence TTGAAAATAATACTTCACACTTGTTGTGCTCCTGATTTAACAATTTCTTATAAAAAACTTAAAGAAAAATTATTTGAGCCAACTGTTTTCTTTTATAACCCAAATATTTATCCGCAAGAAGAATATTATAAAAGATTAAGTGAAGTGAAAAAACTCCAAAAATTTTGGGATTTTAAGTTATTAGAAGGTCCTTATGAACCCGAGAAATATTATGAAATAATAAAGGGTTTGGAAAACGATAAAGCATTAAGATGCGTGAAGTGCATGGAATTAAGAATAAGCAAAACAAAAGCTTTCGCCGAAAAGTTTAACTATGATTTTTATAGTTCTACCCTTTTAGCTTCTCCAAGAAAATCTCATAAAGACATAATGAAAATAACTCAAGAAATTAATAACAATAAAACAAATTTTGTATATGAAAACTTTAGATCTAACAATGGCATAAAAGAGGCATCAAAAATATGCAAAAGTTATAATATTTATCGTCAAAATTATTGTGGATGCTTTTTTTCATCCGTAGAATCTGAAAAATACGAAGAAGAATCTAAGAAAAAAAATTATGCCAAAATTAAGGAAATTTTAGGAGAAACTATAACGGAAAAACTTTTTGAAAAGCTTTACAAAAAAGATCTTTTAAAAATCCCCGAAGATATATCTTACAACTTGTTAAAAAATGAGGGTTATTCAATTCTAAAATGCTTAAAACCTCAAATAATATTAATGAAAAAGAATATTGCAGCAGAATTTGGTATTAAAAAAAATGGAAGATATAAAGTTGACAATTGGAAAGTAAAAATCATATTATGGTGA
- a CDS encoding ComEA family DNA-binding protein: protein MKKKLLFSFLSIILVFTISFITLNQHQNTLNSDMNQESLKIDLLTANVEDLIKIPGIGPSKASAIIKYRESYGFNKIEDLKNVSGIGEKTFSNIKDYIYVSKNSYTVKTDKININIASSEELESLPGIGKVTSQRIVEYRSIKNIESVDELKKIGIPNSTIEKIEGMIIF from the coding sequence GTGAAAAAGAAATTACTGTTTTCCTTTTTAAGTATAATTTTGGTTTTTACAATCAGTTTTATAACGCTTAATCAACATCAAAACACTCTGAATTCTGATATGAATCAAGAATCATTAAAAATAGATTTGTTAACTGCAAACGTAGAAGACTTAATTAAGATACCAGGTATAGGACCATCTAAAGCATCTGCAATTATTAAGTATAGAGAAAGTTATGGTTTCAATAAAATAGAAGATTTAAAAAATGTTTCTGGAATAGGAGAAAAAACTTTTTCAAATATTAAAGACTATATTTATGTTTCAAAAAACTCTTATACAGTTAAAACTGATAAAATTAATATAAATATTGCCTCCTCAGAAGAATTAGAGAGTTTGCCTGGTATTGGTAAAGTAACCTCACAAAGAATTGTTGAATACAGGTCCATTAAGAATATAGAATCCGTAGATGAATTAAAAAAAATAGGTATTCCTAATTCTACTATCGAAAAAATAGAAGGGATGATAATTTTTTGA
- the rpiB gene encoding ribose 5-phosphate isomerase B gives MKIAIASDHAAYEMKETIKNYLKIEKGIDVIDLGANSSESVDYPDYAEPLGLMVTSKEVDFGIALCGTGIGMSIAVNKVKGVRGALCLYPTMAEFARKHNDANVLVLAGRLMGSDLAKLTVDTFLNTDFDGGRHKKRIEKIARIEKQN, from the coding sequence ATGAAAATAGCGATAGCATCTGATCATGCTGCTTATGAAATGAAAGAAACTATAAAAAATTATCTAAAAATAGAAAAGGGTATTGATGTTATCGATTTGGGAGCAAATTCTTCAGAAAGTGTTGATTATCCAGATTATGCAGAACCTTTAGGACTTATGGTTACAAGCAAAGAGGTAGATTTTGGAATAGCGCTGTGTGGGACAGGCATTGGTATGTCTATTGCTGTCAACAAAGTAAAAGGTGTGCGAGGCGCTTTATGTTTGTACCCCACTATGGCAGAATTTGCACGGAAACATAATGACGCTAATGTTTTAGTATTAGCAGGAAGACTTATGGGGAGTGATTTAGCTAAGCTTACAGTAGACACATTTTTGAATACTGATTTTGATGGTGGAAGACATAAAAAGCGGATAGAAAAAATTGCGAGAATAGAAAAGCAAAATTGA
- the lexA gene encoding transcriptional repressor LexA: MEELTKRQAQILTYIKSYIEENGFAPSIRDIMKHFNFKSPRAAHKHLITLESKGYIERKNVSRSITLTSKSGQTYTTELKVPVSGKIAAGDAIEAIEKITDYISLPTTFFPKTFEYFSLRVEGNSMVDAQIKSGDFVIIRRQNYAEDGDIIVALIDNNKATLKRYKKINEKEVLLIPENKEMKEIKISFDRLKIQGKMVGLIRIL; this comes from the coding sequence ATGGAAGAGTTGACAAAGAGACAAGCACAGATATTAACCTATATAAAAAGTTATATTGAAGAAAATGGATTTGCTCCAAGTATTAGAGATATAATGAAACATTTCAACTTCAAAAGTCCAAGAGCAGCCCATAAACATTTAATTACATTAGAAAGCAAAGGATATATCGAGAGAAAAAATGTTTCAAGAAGTATAACCTTGACTTCAAAATCTGGTCAAACTTATACAACGGAATTAAAAGTTCCTGTTTCCGGAAAAATAGCGGCTGGAGATGCCATTGAGGCTATTGAGAAAATTACAGACTACATTTCTTTGCCAACGACTTTCTTTCCTAAAACTTTTGAATATTTTTCGTTAAGAGTGGAAGGAAATTCTATGGTAGATGCTCAAATAAAAAGCGGAGACTTTGTCATCATTCGTCGACAAAATTATGCAGAAGACGGAGATATAATAGTTGCTTTAATAGATAACAATAAAGCTACTTTAAAGAGATACAAAAAAATAAACGAAAAAGAAGTCTTGCTGATTCCAGAAAACAAAGAGATGAAAGAAATAAAAATAAGTTTCGATAGATTAAAAATACAAGGTAAAATGGTTGGATTGATTAGAATACTGTAA